In Fundulus heteroclitus isolate FHET01 chromosome 8, MU-UCD_Fhet_4.1, whole genome shotgun sequence, a genomic segment contains:
- the LOC105929310 gene encoding protein phosphatase 1 regulatory subunit 3C, which produces MHTLRVLHPPPVAELPTFSEFRIFNPTKTMPQLKPPPRFCPPSVYLQRRNLYSSPGLSSSPASSSVQTMLRSCLRRSSSGGKKKSVSFADPLIVEPLFTSEPSSPSPTQVKGPCPRFLEGQENPENKIKFRLAFSQPKTDMRTFIAHLQERHVQMESCSISEGVLSGEVCVHHYNPIKTVTMKITSDPRMSPKDIPCKFLEKRLCKGLDLDVFSFKTSLPQNEELEFHFTFKPGKGFALFFDDNMGQNYKVLQEKEGSSAGMDKQFYPNLSQHRSNVLTEIPYYYQRLDNLKYFKSHLLGSRTFQPFTHAVH; this is translated from the exons ATGCATACCTTAAG AGTTCTTCACCCCCCTCCTGTGGCAGAACTACCAACATTTTCAGAGTTTCGCATTTTTAATCCAACAAAGACCATGCCTCAACTGAAACCCCCACCCCGTTTTTGTCCACCAAGCGTCTATCTGCAAAGAAGGAACCTCTACTCTTCTCCAggcctctcctcctctccagcTTCTTCGAGTGTGCAAACAATGCTGCGGAGCTGTTTGCGCAGGAGCAGCTCCggtgggaaaaagaaaagcgtGAGTTTTGCAGACCCACTAATTGTTGAGCCTCTATTTACCTCTGAGCCCTCCTCCCCGTCTCCCACGCAAGTAAAGGGACCCTGTCCACGCTTCTTGGAAGGCcaagaaaatcctgaaaacaaaatcaagtTTCGTCTGGCTTTCAGTCAGCCTAAAACGGACATGAGAACATTCATTGCACACCTGCAAGAGAGGCACGTGCAAATGGAAAGCTGCAGCATCTCAGAGGGCGTCTTGAGTGGCGAAGTTTGTGTTCACCATTATAACCCAATAAAGACTGTAACTATGAAAATTACATCTGACCCACGGATGAGCCCCAAAGACATTCCTTGTAAATTCTTGGAGAAAAGGCTATGCAAAGGCCTTGATTTAGACgtgttttcctttaaaacaagctTGCCCCAAAATGAGGAACTTGAATTCCACTTCACATTCAAACCGGGGAAAGGTTTTGCACTTTTCTTTGATGACAACATGGGTCAGAATTACAAAGTGCTTCAGGAAAAAGAGGGATCATCTGCCGGCATGGACAAGCAGTTTTACCCCAATCTTTCACAGCACAGGTCAAATGTTTTGACAGAGATTCCCTATTATTACCAAAGACTTGATAATTTGAAGtattttaaaagtcatttgCTAGGCAGCAGAACATTTCAGCCGTTTACGCATGCAGTCCACTAA